The following coding sequences lie in one Aspergillus luchuensis IFO 4308 DNA, chromosome 8, nearly complete sequence genomic window:
- a CDS encoding alpha/beta hydrolase (COG:S;~EggNog:ENOG410PR7T;~InterPro:IPR000073,IPR029058;~PFAM:PF12697), with protein MAPSTVVLVPGAWHQPCCMRQLQDELTSRGLNATTVAHPSIGNTSPPLKTMVDDWASLHATIEKLADDGHFVTVVAHSYGGAVTSGAAEGLGVAERRAAGKAGGIVKIVYLAAFVVPKGQTLLGYFGGVAPTYWEFKGDLLYANDPEISDPANLFYNDLPSDAQGYWISQLLPMTAACSQVPNTYEPWKYIPCTYIHAKQDQTLPLEIQEDIVATMGSVTTLTLDSSHSPFLSMPRDVALLVQQSVEEGLEQATGVLYQQQSSMYWDTTRSWRCLAALQSTRAPVIIVTNRAKVMRSAISQSA; from the exons ATGGCCCCTTCCACTGTTGTCCTTGTCCCTGGTGCCTGGCATCAGCCGTGCTGCATGCGCCAGCTGCAGGATGAACTGACAAGCCGGGGGCTCAATGCCACCACAGTGGCTCACCCGTCCATCGGCAACACCTCCCCACCACTGAAAACTATGGTGGATGACTGGGCGAGTCTGCACGCTACCATCGAGAAACTCGCGGATGACGGCCATTTTGTGACGGTTGTAGCTCATTCATACGGAGGTGCGGTTACGTCGGGCGCAGCTGAAGGTTTGGGCGTCGCCGAGCGACGTGCGGCTGGAAAGGCAGGTGGGATTGTTAAGATCGTATACCTCGCGGCTTTTGTCGTCCCCAAGGGCCAGACCCTTCTCGGTTATTTTGGTGGAGTTGCCCCTACATACTGGGAATTCAAG GGTGACCTACTCTATGCGAACGATCCGGAAATCAGCGATCCGGCCAACCTGTTCTACAATGACCTCCCCAGCGATGCTCAAGGTTATTGGATTTCTCAGCTTCTTCCCATGACAGCGGCGTGTTCCCAGGTGCCAAACACTTACGAGCCATGGAAGTATATTCCATGCACATACATCCATGCCAAGCAGGACCAGACTCTGCCACTAGAGATTCAGGAAGACATCGTCGCCACTATGGGATCCGTTACAACCCTGACCCTGGACTCTTCTCATTCGCCTTTCTTGAGCATGCCTCGTGATGTTGCCCTGCTGGTCCAACAATCGGTTGAGGAGGGACTGGAACAAGCCACTGGT GTATTATATcaacaacaatcatccaTGTATTGGGATACAACGCGCTCCTGGAGATGCCTGGCAGCACTTCAGAGCACAAGAGCACCTGTGATCATAGTAACGAATCGGGCTAAGGTCATGAGATCAGCCATCTCACAATCAGCTTAG